The Maylandia zebra isolate NMK-2024a linkage group LG7, Mzebra_GT3a, whole genome shotgun sequence genome contains a region encoding:
- the nox5 gene encoding NADPH oxidase 5 gives MSLDEDARWLEWVTKQFETIAGEDKEIDLEEFKTALKVKESFFAERFFALFDSDGSGSISLDELLKALDLLIHGNETDKLRFLFQVYDVDGSGSIDPDELKTVLKSCLRESAISLPEEKLDDLTLALFESADKDNSGSITFEELKAELETFPEVMENLTISAANWLKPPDLDQKKRHTPRYLTRAYWQNNSRKLLFLAVYSLLNLLLFIVAMLRHSYGGPWFMVAKGCGQCLNFNCTFVMVLMLRRCLTWLRATWVVRVFPLDQNILLHQIVGCAILGFTLVHTAAHAFNFVQMTESGEYSLWEYLLTTRPGIGWVKGTASLTGVVLQVLICLMVLCSSTFVRRSGHFEVFYWSHLSYVWVWILLIIHCANFWKWFVVPGLVFVLEKIVGIAVSHMGGLYIVEVNLLPSKVTHLVIKRPQFFQFKPGDYVFINIPVIAKYEWHPFTISSAPEQSDTLWLHIRSLGQWTTRLYEYFRELESEALGPNRLATSLRKRRQLPRAQDDMFSSADGNGAVASNEDGAIELTMYRQSGSPSGEASESGDQGLVQPFPDGLGSAERGEVSAKLTENHRFCNIKCYVDGPYGTPTRQIFASEHAVLIGAGIGITPFASILQSIMYRYRMRKQNCPSCKYSWCENIKDSEMKLRKVDFIWINRDQKSFEWFVSLLTKLEMDQADEEPEGRFLEMHMYMTSALSKNDMKAIGLQMALDLLAKKEKRDSITGLRTRTQPGRPEWGKVFQKVSEENKGKVHVFYCGAPALAKVIKAQCEHFGFNFYKENF, from the exons ATGAGTCTGGACGAAGACGCCCGCTGGCTGGAGTGGGTGACCAAACAGTTTGAGACCATCGCCGGAGAGGACAAAGAGATTGACCTGGAGGAGTTCAAAACAGCTCTCAAGGTCAAAGAG TCTTTCTTTGCTGAGCGTTTCTTCGCACTGTTCGACTCAGACGGCAGCGGCTCCATCAGCCTGGACGAACTGCTCAAAGCTCTGGACCTCCTGATCCACGGCAACGAGACCGACAAGCTCCGCTTCCTGTTCCAGGTCTACGACGTGGATG GCAGCGGTTCAATAGATCCAGACGAGCTGAAAACGGTTCTGAAGTCATGTTTGCGTGAGAGCGCCATCTCACTGCCGGAGGAGAAGCTGGATGACCTCACACTGGCTCTGTTTGAGTCCGCCGATAAGGACAACAGCGGCTCCATCACCTTTGAGGAGCTCAAAGCTGAACTGGAGACGTTCCCCGAGGTGATGGAGAACCTCACCATCAG CGCTGCTAACTGGCTGAAGCCTCCTGATCTGGACCAGAAGAAGCGTCACACCCCTCGCTACCTGACCCGGGCCTACTGGCAGAACAACAGCCGGAAGCTGCTGTTCCTGGCTGTGTACTCCCTCCTTAATCTGCTGCTGTTCATCGTCGCCATGTTGCGCCACAGCTACGGTGGGCCTTGGTTCATGGTGGCCAAAGGCTGCGGCCAGTGCCTCAACTTTAACTGCACCTTCGTCATG GTGCTGATGCTGCGGCGCTGTTTGACCTGGCTCAGGGCCACGTGGGTGGTGAGGGTGTTTCCTCTGGATCAGAACATCCTGCTGCACCAGATTGTGGGCTGCGCCATCCTCGGATTCACGCTGGTGCACACCGCCGCACACGCCTTTAACTTCG TCCAGATGACGGAGAGCGGTGAGTACAGCCTGTGGGAGTACCTGCTGACCACCCGCCCTGGGATTGGCTGGGTGAAGGGGACAGCCTCGCTGACTGGAGTCGTCCTGCAGGTGCTGATCTGCCTCATGGTGCTCTGCTCCAGCACGTTCGTGCGCCGCAGCGGACACTTCGAG GTCTTTTACTGGTCTCACCTGTCCTATGTGTGGGTTTGGATCCTGCTGATCATTCACTGTGCAAACTTCTGGAAGTGGTTCGTGGTTCCAGGTCTGGTGTTCGTGCTGGAGAAGATCGTGGGGATTGCCGTGTCCCATATGGGAGGCCTCTACATCGTGGAGGTCAACCTGCTGCCTTCCAAG GTGACTCATCTGGTGATCAAGCGTCCCCAGTTCTTCCAGTTCAAACCTGGAGATTATGTCTTCATCAACATCCCAGTGATCGCCAAATATGAGTGGCACCCGTTCACCATCAGCAGCGCTCCCGAGCAGTCAG ATACTCTGTGGCTGCACATCCGCTCGCTGGGCCAGTGGACCACCCGGCTGTATGAGTACTTCAGAGAGCTGGAGAGCGAGGCTCTGGGTCCCAACAGACTCGCCACCAGCCTGCGGAAGCGCCGGCAGCTGCCGAGAGCTCAG GACGACATGTTCAGCTCTGCCGATGGTAACGGAGCCGTGGCGTCTAATGAGGACGGCGCCATCGAGCTGACGATGTACCGACAGAGCGGCTCGCCGTCGGGGGAGGCCTCCGAGTCCGGAGATCAGGGACTCGTGCAACCTTTTCCAGACGGTCTGGGATCAGCAGAGCGAGGAGAG GTTTCTGCCAAGCTGACTGAGAACCACAGATTCTGCAACATCAAG TGTTACGTAGACGGGCCGTACGGGACTCCGACACGGCAGATCTTTGCCTCCGAACACGCCGTTCTGATCGGGGCAGGAATCGGCATCACACCCTTCGCCTCCATCCTGCAAAGCATCATGTACCG GTACCGCATGAGGAAGCAGAACTGTCCCAGCTGTAAATACTCGTGGTGCGAGAACATCAAAGACAGCGAGATGAAGCTGCGCAAA GTTGACTTCATCTGGATCAACAGAGACCAGAAGTCCTTCGAGTGGTTTGTCAGTTTGCTCACCAAACTGGAGATGGACCAGGCCGACGAGGAGCCGGAAG GACGCTTCCTGGAGATGCACATGTACATGACGTCAGCGCTCAGCAAGAACGACATGAAGGCCATTGGCCTGCAGATGGCGCTCGACCTTCTGGCCAAGAAGGAGAAGAGAGACTCGATCACTGGACTGAGGACCAGAACCCAACCGGGCCGACCCGAGTGGGGGAAG gtgtttcagAAGGTGTCTgaggagaacaaagggaaggtACATGTGTTTTACTGCGGCGCTCCCGCTCTGGCCAAAGTCATCAAAGCTCAGTGTGAACACTTCGGCTTCAACTTCTACAAGGAGAACTTCTGA